In a genomic window of Vicia villosa cultivar HV-30 ecotype Madison, WI unplaced genomic scaffold, Vvil1.0 ctg.000747F_1_1, whole genome shotgun sequence:
- the LOC131630920 gene encoding RNA demethylase ALKBH9B-like, whose product MDKQSSTIDPFLLDYQPSELRIASEFFCTWLPFLSKDLCRNCSQSLSDRIRSIDPESENENRNKNSEEVNLDENCDCHSLGSWNDGVQGNSASEVPSPRMSWADMAQEDDEFGEDEIGIGIDRNEDSTVVGGVVLGENSGEDRVVADKAVLPREQREYIRFMNVRRKKDFICMERINGKLVNIVEGLELHTGIFSAAEQKRIVGYVASLQEMGRKGELKDRTYSAPKKWMKGKGRQTIQFGCCYNYAVDKDGNPPGILHRASIDPLPDLFKVIIRRLVKWHVLPTTCVPDSCIVNVYEEGDCIPPHIDNHDFVRPFCTVSFLSECDILFGSNLRIVGPGEFDGVFAIPLPVGSVLVLNGNGADVAKHCVPAVPAKRISITFRRMDESKRPAGYVPEPDLQGIQPLAYEAEQEESNKSSGGHNRSNNRQMSRNNDRRGGRIDGMGSAPRNDRFSEPREWSQNSQRSAPTRNNRYSEPREWSQNSQRSATRNDRYNDRYSEPRQSPQSSQRSNDRYSEPRQSPQSSQRSANRWSRVKPTN is encoded by the exons ATGGATAAACAATCTTCCACCATCGACCCTTTCCTCCTCGATTATCAACCTTCCGAACTCCGAATCGCTTCCGAATTCTTCTGCACGTGGCTTCCTTTTCTCTCCAAAGATCTCTGCCGCAACTGTTCTCAATCACTCTCCGATCGCATCCGTTCAATCGACCCTG AGTCTGAAAATGAAAACCGGAACAAGAATTCGGAAGAGGTTAATTTAGATGAAAATTGTGATTGTCATTCTCTTGGGAGCTGGAATGATGGTGTGCAGGGGAATTCGGCTTCGGAAGTTCCGAGTCCGCGGATGTCTTGGGCTGACATGGCtcaagaagatgatgaatttggTGAAGATGAGATTGGGATTGGGATTGATCGAAACGAAGATAGTACCGTTGTtggtggtgttgttttgggagaGAATTCTGGTGAGGATAGAGTTGTTGCTGATAAGGCTGTTTTGCCGAGGGAACAAAGAGAGTATATTAGGTTTATGAATGTGAGGCGCAAAAAAGATTTTATTTGTATGGAAAGGATTAATGGAAAACTAGTCAACATTGTTGAAGGTCTTGAGTTGCATACTGGTATTTTTAGTGCTGCTGAACAGAAGAGGATTGTTGGATATGTTGCTTCTTTGCAAGAGATGGGAAGAAAGGGAGAGCTCAAAG ATCGGACGTATTCAGCTCCTAAAAAGTGGATGAAGGGCAAGGGACGCCAAACTATCCAATTTGGGTGCTGTTACAATTATGCAGTG GATAAGGACGGTAACCCACCTGGTATTCTTCACCGTGCATCTATAGATCCTTTACCCGATCTTTTCAAGGTCATCATTCGACGCCTGGTCAAGTGGCATGTACTccctactacttgtgtgccagaTAGTTGTATAGTGAATGTCTATGAAGAAGGGGACTGCATACCTCCACACATAGACAACCACGATTTTGTTCGACCATTTTGCACTGTCTCATTTCTTAGCGAGTGCGACATACTTTTTGGATCAAACCTTAGGATTGTAGGTCCTGGTGAATTTGATGGTGTGTTTGCTATTCCTCTACCAGTAGG ATCTGTACTTGTCTTAAATGGAAATGGAGCTGATGTAGCTAAGCATTGTGTACCCGCAGTTCCTGCAAAAAG GATATCAATCACATTTAGAAGAATGGATGAGTCCAAGCGACCTGCCGGTTACGTCCCAGAACCTGATCTTCAGGGGATCCAACCATTGGCATATGAAGCTGAGCAGGAAGAAAGTAACAAATCAAGTGGTGGACACAACAGATCTAATAATCGTCAAATGAGTAGAAATAATGACAGAAGAGGTGGCAGGATTGATGGAATGGGATCTGCACCTAGAAACGATAGATTCTCAGAGCCTCGTGAGTGGTCTCAAAATTCACAAAGATCTGCACCGACTAGAAACAATAGATATTCAGAGCCTCGCGAGTGGAGTCAAAATTCACAAAGATCTGCAACTAGAAACGATAGATACAACGATAGATACTCAGAGCCTCGCCAGTCACCTCAAAGTTCACAAAGATCAAACGATAGATACTCAGAGCCTCGCCAGTCACCTCAAAGTTCACAAAGATCTGCCAATAGGTGGAGTAGGGTAAAGCCGACTAATTAA
- the LOC131630893 gene encoding E3 ubiquitin-protein ligase AIP2-like, giving the protein MASEDSVKHELEELQKQLGKKQKFEDAVSSLKSLLQSTYPSASTSLRKSFYTVICRVATVLKTRYTAPGFWSAGLGLFEQAILFVSEPSEKVHLKACIDQAKEHLHLEDNPSQTLRPAETRENRGYLFEGHLTVDQEPPQPEWLVQANLLTAAASLFEAESSQGLATNEATTENVASVLEMLRNRLEEVVPLMENDGPVAPRVPPASKAVVAKLPVITLTEEILANMGKDAECAICRENLALNDQMQELPCKHTFHPPCLKPWLDEHNSCPICRHELQTDDHAYESWKEREKEAEEERKGAANALRGGEFMYV; this is encoded by the exons ATGGCTTCCGAGGATTCAGTTAAACACGAATTGGAAGAATTGCAGAAACAATTGGGGAAGAAGCAGAAATTCGAAGACGCTGTTTCATCTCTTAAATCTCTGCTCCAGAGCACGTACCCATCAGCTTCTACCTCTCTACGTAAATCA TTTTATACTGTTATATGCAGAGTTGCTACGGTGTTGAAGACGAGATATACAGCACCCGGTTTCTGGAGTGCTGGCTTAGGCCTTTTTGAGCAGGCTATATTGTTTGTTTCCGAACCTTCTGAGAAGGTGCACTTGAAGGCTTGCATTGATCAGGCCAAGGAACATTTGCATCTAGAAGACAACCCTTCACAAACTTTGCGACCTGCTGAGACTCGTGAAAACAGAG gatacctttttgagGGGCACCTTACGGTAGATCAAGAGCCACCACAGCCTGAATGGTTGGTGCAGGCAAACCTCTTGACAGCAGCTGCTAGTCTATTTGAAGCTGAATCCTCTCAAGGTTTAGCAACAAATGAAGCCACGACAGAAAATGTTGCTAGTGTGCTTGAAATGCTTAGAAATAGATTGGAAGAAGTTGTGCCACTG ATGGAGAATGATGGTCCTGTAGCTCCAAGAGTTCCTCCGGCAAGTAAAGCAGTTGTGGCGAAACTTCCCGTCATTACTCTCACAGAGGAGATCCTTGCTAATATGGGGAAAGATGCAGAGTGTGCCATTTGCAGGGAAAATCTGGCATTAAACGACCAAATGCAAGAGTTACCGTGCAAGCACACATTCCACCCACCATGTCTAAAACCTTGGCTG GACGAGCACAATTCTTGTCCAATCTGTCGTCATGAGCTGCAAACTGATGATCATGCCTATGAGAGCTGGAAGGAACGTGAAAAGGAAGCTGAAGAGGAGAGGAAAGGAGCTGCAAATGCTCTTCGAGGTGGTGAATTCATGTATGTTTAG
- the LOC131630894 gene encoding F-box only protein 13-like: MAHSLKRKSPENGDNLGFNSFSLDDLNEDLFERVLSWLPTSSFFRLTSVCKRWKSAAGSVSFKLACSHVPSRDPWFFMVAPSLNQSVIFDSAENSWKKLNHPNLLLEDSNKSCMPVAASNGLVCYRNSLGNFIVSNPVTGSCCELPPLNFCSENQSLNAVVMSAAFNDQMSYKIVLVFGELPNLSFKVYNSSSACWEDENVLGRKVDDSSSDCDSTDDNVVYFLSKAGNVVASSMQRSPTKQYSSVITNKDGQEIVYFLSTSGTVVACNLTCKSFIEYPRLLPVFCEYSIDIVECNGEMLVVLLSEFLESTSLRVWKFDETNRCWQQIAAMPASMSHEWYGKKPDINCVGAGPRIFICLNSPELCTYVTCDLVTNNWVELPKCCINGEVMEFMSAFSFEPRIEASV; this comes from the coding sequence ATGGCACATAGTTTGAAGAGAAAGTCTCCAGAAAATGGAGACAATTTAGGCTTCAACAGCTTTTCGCTTGATGATTTGAATGAAGATCTCTTCGAAAGGGTACTTTCGTGGCTACCGACTTCGTCTTTCTTTCGCCTTACTTCTGTCTGCAAAAGATGGAAATCAGCTGCTGGTTCTGTGAGTTTCAAGCTTGCTTGCTCACATGTTCCTTCGAGAGATCCTTGGTTTTTCATGGTTGCTCCGAGTCTCAACCAATCTGTTATCTTTGACTCGGCTGAAAACAGTTGGAAAAAACTCAATCATCCAAATCTTCTGCTCGAAGATTCCAACAAAAGTTGCATGCCGGTTGCAGCCTCTAATGGTCTAGTTTGCTACCGTAATTCGTTGGGGAACTTCATTGTGTCCAATCCCGTGACCGGATCTTGTTGCGAACTCCCTCCGTTGAATTTCTGCTCAGAAAACCAATCTCTCAATGCTGTTGTTATGAGTGCTGCTTTCAATGACCAAATGTCCTACAAGATTGTGTTGGTCTTTGGTGAATTACCGAATCTTTCGTTTAAAGTCTATAACTCTAGCTCGGCCTGTTGGGAAGACGAGAATGTTCTTGGGAGGAAGGTCGATGACAGTTCGTCGGATTGTGATTCGACTGACGACAATGTAGTGTACTTCCTGAGCAAGGCCGGAAACGTGGTGGCAAGTAGCATGCAGAGAAGTCCAACCAAGCAATATTCATCAGTCATTACTAACAAAGACGGTCAGGAGATAGTCTATTTTCTGAGCACCTCCGGAACCGTTGTAGCCTGCAATTTGACTTGCAAATCATTCATTGAGTACCCTAGGTTGTTACCGGTTTTCTGCGAGTACTCTATCGACATTGTAGAGTGTAACGGTGAGATGCTAGTTGTTTTGTTATCAGAATTCTTGGAAAGCACAAGTCTTCGTGTTTGGAAATTTGACGAGACTAACCGTTGCTGGCAACAGATTGCAGCAATGCCTGCCTCAATGTCTCACGAATGGTACGGAAAGAAGCCGGATATCAACTGTGTTGGTGCCGGTCCTCGGATTTTCATATGCTTGAACTCTCCTGAGCTATGCACTTATGTTACGTGTGATTTGGTGACCAACAATTGGGTTGAATTACCAAAATGTTGCATAAATGGAGAAGTCATGGAGTTTATGTCTGCTTTTTCGTTCGAGCCGAGGATAGAAGCTTCCGTGTGA
- the LOC131630899 gene encoding uncharacterized mitochondrial protein AtMg00810-like, which produces MSDLGIVTYFLGIKLHKSEKGLLMHQRRYALEILKKCDEEHCNVVITPAESRLQLSKNEEEQNVDPTQYRRLIRSLRYLCNTRPDLAFSADIATRVLGLRCHLDLEDDQMQICSSFDFSAPISEARVRPIKALYFAYFLVVWNSKYEDTSTTSITSLSKMSPTPLPLVSGDQSVKTIHIVHLSM; this is translated from the exons ATGAGTGACCTTGGTATCGTgacatacttccttggcataAAGCTCCACAAATCCGAAAAGGGACTGCTTATGCATCAAAGGAGATATGCTCTTGAGATATTGAAGAAGTGTGATGAGGAGCATTGTAATGTTGTCATTACACCAGCTGAATCAAGGTTGCAGCTGTCCAAGAATGAAGAGGAGCAGAACGTAGACCCAACTCAATATAGAAGGTTGATTAGATCATTACGTTACTTGTGCAATACGAGACCAGATTTGGCATTTAGTGCGGATATTGcaa CAAGGGTCCTTGGTTTGCGCTGCCACCTTGACTTAGAAGATGACCAAATGCAAATATGTTCCTCATTTGATTTTTCTGCTCCCATTTCTGAGGCTAGAGTGAGACCAATAAAAGCTCTGTACTTTGCTTATTTTTTGGTAGTTTGGAATTCAAAATACGAGGATACTTCTACTACCAGCATTACTTCTCTCTCAAAGATGAGCCCCACACCTCTTCCTCTTGTATCGGGTGATCAGTCCGTGAAGACAATCCACATTGTGCATTTAAGCATGTAG